In Topomyia yanbarensis strain Yona2022 chromosome 2, ASM3024719v1, whole genome shotgun sequence, one DNA window encodes the following:
- the LOC131682833 gene encoding tetratricopeptide repeat protein 19 homolog, mitochondrial: MLRKLHANLVSSLSRRSFISIHHPRVSSACQQPETPTPTEQRQYHDQNNSREQSSQSRRSYHPIPVITASTFLSWFSKKNDEDTPESKLITTIKMSILSIQREEYKKAEQLLHVALKMAQDLQSKDGITYIFDIMANLAMEVGEFAKAEKLFVEVMQRLFADGFLEDHMKMLHISSKVAHLEQLQGHLDKAAQGFEWTISKLEENLKRMGDDKEVRELWGLTKNWYAQLLMEMKRFAEAKHCFQQAYDAYTEIHGKLTEEGLSILNNISVACSNLEDYATAEKYLQEAIALAVQIPDLAEAGVYRANLGLLYLQQGLLKQANEFCSFAWKYGKQHKHEETVIQADYCLQQIRAAQK, encoded by the exons ATGCTGCGGAAACTTCACGCCAACCTGGTTAGTTCCCTTTCCCGACGAAGCTTCATATCCATTCACCACCCGCGAGTTAGCAGTGCCTGCCAGCAACCGGAAACACCAACTCCTACAGAACAGCGACAATATCACGACCAAAACAACAGCAGGGAACAATCATCCCAAAGCAGGAGAAGCTATCATCCGATTCCGGTCATCACAGCCAGCACGTTCCTGTCGTGGTTCAGCAAGAAAAATGACGAAGACACACCGGAAAGTAAACTAATTACCACTataaaaatgtcgattttaagcaTCCAACGAGAGGAATACAAGAAGGCAGAACAGCTGTTGCACGTTGCTCTCAAAATGGCACAGGACTTGCAAAGTAAGGACGGTATCACCTACATCTTCGACATTATGGCAAATTTAGCAATGGAGGTAGGTGAGTTTGCCAAAGCGGAGAAACTGTTTGTCGAAGTTATGCAGCGATTGTTTGCCGATGGCTTCCTggaagatcacatgaaaatgcTACACATCAGTTCGAAAGTTGCCCACTTGGAACAGCTACAAGGTCATCTGGACAAGGCAGCCCAAGGATTCGAGTGGACGATCTCAAAGCTAGAAGAAAATCTCAAACGGATGGGTGATGATAAGGAGGTTCGGGAGTTGTGGGGGCTCACGAAGAACTGGTACGCGCAGCTGTTGATGGAGATGAAGCGCTTCGCGGAGGCGAAGCATTGTTTCCAGCAAGCTTACGATGCGTACACGGAAATTCATGGTAAACTGACGGAGGAAGGGCTGTCGATACTGAACAATATTAGCGTGGCTTGTTCGAAT CTGGAAGACTACGCTACAGCTGAAAAATATCTCCAGGAAGCAATCGCTCTTGCAGTGCAGATACCGGATCTTGCGGAAGCGGGGGTGTACCGGGCAAATCTGGGTTTGCTATATCTGCAGCAGGGACTGCTCAAGCAGGCGAACGAGTTTTGCTCGTTCGCTTGGAAATACGGCAAGCAGCATAAACATGAGGAAACTGTGATACAGGCCGACTACTGTCTGCAGCAGATTAGGGCTGCACAAAAGTAG
- the LOC131678625 gene encoding protein catecholamines up: protein MEHAKSRGRKPIVLVNSSDAVKRPGESKSYRVHIALGLLLVMLWMSFPTLCDGHGHFDDRDHHHHHHGHDENPSFKYSRQANEMYQEDHHDHLHGSEHHIHHHDHSHDHGHKHQHTDDHDHEHNHQHTDEVRSKNVKPPVDTFYIWVHSLTSTLLISAAPFFILFAIPLENTDEMQPRLKTLLAFASGGLLGDAFLHLIPHAIQPHSHGEDDGHGHHGHSHGHSHGGEEGHGHDMRVGLWVLAGIIVFLAVEKGVRLIKRDTAGGGHGHSHSHATTAKKAKASPPVSPSKKKDSKATEGSNKKKDESEAAKAKGKAVKKESKKNQIQIAGYLNLAADFTHNFTDGLAIGASYLAGNSIGIVTTITILLHEVPHEIGDFAILVKSGCSKKKAMLLQLTTAIGALAGTVLALLGSGSDAAESWVLPFTAGGFIYIATVSVIPELLEGSTKLWQSLKEITALLAGVGMMGTCMKAIEGTYEH from the exons ATGGAACACGCCAAAAGTCGGGGGCGAAAGCCCATTGTCCTTGTTAATTCGTCTGATGCGGTGAAACGACCGGGAGAATCAAAATCCTACCGAGTTCACATTGCACTGGGGCTGCTGCTCGTGATGCTGTGGATGTCATTTCCAACGCTGTGCGATGGTCACGGACATTTTGATGATCGTGACCATCATCACCACCACCACGGACACGATGAGAATCCAAGTTTTAAG TATTCAAGACAGGCTAATGAGATGTACCAAGAAGATCACCATGATCACTTACATGGATCCGAACATCATATTCATCACCATGATCATAGTCACGATCATGGACATAAGCATCAGCATACGGACGATCATGATCATGAGCATAATCATCAACATACGGATGAAGTTAGAAGTAAGAATGTCAAGCCTCCAGTCG acACATTCTACATCTGGGTTCACTCGCTGACGTCAACTCTGTTAATCAGTGCCGCTCCGTTCTTCATCCTATTCGCAATCCCACTGGAAAATACCGACGAAATGCAGCCACGCTTGAAAACGCTTCTGGCGTTCGCCTCCGGTGGATTGCTTGGTGATGCTTTCTTACATCTGATCCCGCATGCCATTCAACCGCACAGTCACGGTGAGGATGATGGACACGGTCACCATGGACATAGTCATGGCCACAGCCATGGTGGAGAGGAAGGCCACGGTCATGATATGCGCGTTGGCCTCTGGGTATTAGCCGGTATTATCGTATTCCTTGCCGTCGAGAAGGGTGTGCGACTAATCAAACGTGATACCGCCGGTGGTGGTCATGGTCACAGTCACAGTCACGCAACCACTGCTAAGAAGGCAAAG GCTTCTCCACCCGTGTCCCCTTCGAAGAAGAAGGATTCCAAGGCTACCGAAGGTAGTAACAAAAAGAAGGATGAATCCGAAGCGGCTAAAGCCAAAGGaaaagccgtcaaaaaagaatCCAAAAAGAACCAGATTCAAATCGCCGGCTATCTTAATCTGGCAGCCGATTTTACACATAATTTTACGGACGGTCTCGCCATTGGCGCATCATATCTAGCCGGCAACAGTATTGGTATTGTAACCACGATCACCATTCTGCTACACGAAGTTCCTCACGAAATAGGCGACTTTGCGATCCTGGTGAAGTCAGGTTGCTCGAAAAAGAAGGCGATGCTGTTGCAGCTAACTACCGCCATTGGAGCGCTAGCCGGAACCGTTCTTGCCTTACTGGGAAGCGGCAGTGATGCCGCCGAATCCTGGGTGCTCCCGTTCACGGCGGGTGGCTTCATCTACATTGCGACGGTATCCGTGATCCCGGAATTGCTCGAGGGATCCACTAAGCTGTGGCAGTCGCTGAAGGAAATCACGGCACTGCTGGCCGGCGTCGGGATGATG GGAACATGTATGAAAGCCATAGAGGGCACGTATGAGCATTGA
- the LOC131682349 gene encoding WW domain-binding protein 11: MGRRSINTTKSGKYMNPTDQARKEARKKELKKNKKQRQMVRAAVLKGKDPAQLIEEMEKIDEMEFNVYQPSPLNEKVLKEKRKKLKETLDRVMRLYQADDPDLWGELKRKEVDYEKRRNKRIQYYESVRHAEQVQVDDIPLPSANETPTPLSIPRIPIPPTLPTIIPPLKPMPPPVLKKPVENPIEPMEPVDDDDDIPGCPPGPPPDIFMMPELDFELEEFHSETQKSVKFFDDADSRDNSDDSDVEKPKQPSTVQQKMLAISGQNLDEFMKEMENVQKKKDQLDNPAGAIPMPSKPPLALPNPAPHPSDPTVKYVPMPSIPMPGPIQPALMIRPPPLRPGMPGMPGLRMPPRPPPGIPPRLGIRMPPGPPAGPPPKHIQQQHMRNMLHQQQQHKDPKSATISAKPQIRNLSADVTRFVPSALRTKKDEGVKRQHPNRPDMGHHQQSHPQQQHQHMHPGRPGIGAHDPSKPSKDDAYLQFMREMEGLL; this comes from the coding sequence ATGGGTCGACGTTCGATCAATACCACCAAGAGTGGAAAGTACATGAATCCGACGGATCAGGCCCGCAAGGAAGCACGTAAGAAGGAactgaagaaaaacaaaaagcaaCGGCAAATGGTCCGTGCGGCTGTTCTGAAAGGCAAAGACCCGGCCCAGCTAATcgaggaaatggaaaaaatagacGAGATGGAATTTAATGTATATCAACCTTCGCCGTTGAATGAAAAAGTATTGAAAGAGAAACGGAAAAAGCTTAAAGAGACATTGGATCGGGTTATGCGACTGTACCAGGCCGATGATCCAGATTTGTGGGGTGAGTTAAAGCGGAAGGAAGTTGATTACGAAAAGCGTAGGAATAAGCGAATTCAATATTATGAGAGTGTTAGACATGCCGAGCAAGTTCAAGTTGATGATATCCCATTACCATCAGCAAATGAAACACCTACTCCTCTCTCTATTCCCCGAATTCCGATACCTCCGACGTTGCCTACAATTATTCCGCCACTGAAACCTATGCCACCTCCGGTCTTGAAGAAACCGGTGGAAAATCCTATTGAACCAATGGAACCCGTAGATGACGATGACGATATCCCTGGATGTCCACCAGGGCCACCTCCTGACATATTCATGATGCCGGAGCTTGATTTCGAGTTGGAAGAATTTCACAGTGAAACTCAGAAAAGCGTTAAATTCTTTGATGATGCCGATTCTCGCGATAACTCTGATGATTCGGATGTGgaaaaaccaaaacaaccaAGTACTGTACAACAGAAAATGCTTGCAATATCTGGTCAAAATTTGGATGAATTTATGAAGGAAATGgaaaatgtacaaaagaagAAGGACCAACTGGACAATCCAGCTGGGGCAATACCTATGCCTTCCAAGCCACCCCTAGCTCTACCGAATCCGGCACCACACCCATCGGATCCAACAGTAAAATATGTACCAATGCCATCGATTCCAATGCCTGGTCCCATCCAGCCTGCTCTCATGATACGCCCACCTCCACTTCGACCCGGAATGCCTGGTATGCCTGGATTACGAATGCCTCCCCGACCACCGCCAGGTATTCCGCCACGATTAGGTATCCGGATGCCGCCGGGACCTCCGGCTGGTCCTCCACCGAAGCACATCCAGCAGCAACATATGCGTAACATGCTGCACCAACAGCAGCAACACAAGGATCCAAAAAGTGCAACTATTTCGGCCAAACCACAGATCCGAAATCTTAGCGCCGATGTTACTCGTTTCGTTCCCAGTGCCTTACGGACTAAAAAGGACGAAGGTGTCAAGCGACAACATCCCAATCGGCCCGACATGGGACATCACCAACAGTCACATCCACAACAGCAGCATCAACATATGCATCCGGGTCGACCTGGTATTGGAGCTCATGATCCGAGCAAACCCAGCAAGGATGATGCTTATTTGCAGTTTATGAGAGAAATGGAGGGATTACTTTAA